Below is a genomic region from Estrella lausannensis.
GGTAAAGCACGATGATTCGAGAGTACTACTATGTAGGATCCCTGCTGCCTGACTTGCAGATTGGAATGCCTCCCGAACTTACCTTCAAAGATCTGATGCAGATTCTCTCGATCAATTTGCAAGCCTCGGATCTGAAAAAGGTGGAGGTGATCAGGCGCCTTTTTGATATTTATCATCTCAAAGCGCTGGCAAAGGGTACACCCTTTTCCGAGAGGGGAAATTTCGATGAGAACGATCTGGAAGAGGCGCTTGTCACAAAAAGCGGCTTGCCGGAATATTTTCAAGATTATCTCGAGAGGCATCAGTCAAAAGAGGAACGACTGCAAGATTTTACGGCCCTTTTAAGTCTATACTTCAATCGAGAGATGGAAGGCTCTTCCGGTTTTATCAAAGAGCTGATGCGCATGGAGAGAGACTCAAGGCTTGTCATGCTGGCCCTGCGAGCCAAAAAATTTTCGCGCGATGTGACTAAAGAACTCCAGTACGAAGATCCCGATGACGATCTGGTAGCTAGCATCCTGGCGCAGAAAGATGCTGTTAGCTTTGATCCTCCCGACGAGTATCAGGATTTGAAGTCTCTATACGAGGAAAATGCTGAGGAGCCGCTCAAGCTGCAGCAGGCCGTTGCCGAGTGGAAATTTGAAAAAATTGCGCAAATGGAAGGAGTCGATCCCTTTTCGATCGACAAAATTCTCGGCTATACTGCCAGGCTCGTCCTCGCCGAAAAGTGGCTCGAGCTTGATGAACAGAAAGGAAAAGAAATAGTCGACAACATCCTGAAGGAAGCAACATGACACAAACGACTGAGATAGATCTTAAAGAAGCAAAAGCTAAACCAGCAACCGGACGTGTAGTCAGGGCCTTTGGAAACTTGCTGCAGGTGGAGTTCACCGGAAATATTCGCCAAGGTGAAGTTGCCATGGTGGAAGTGGATGGCGTCAACCTAAAGGCGGAAGTCATCGAGATCGTCGGCAGCCAAGCCAAGATACAAGTGTTTGAAGACACCAAAGGCGTCAGGTTCAATACGCCGGTGTATTTCTCGGAAAATTTGCTGGAAGCGGAACTTGGACCGGGACTTCTTACTTCCATTTTTGACGGCCTGCAAAACCCCCTTGAAAAAGTGGCTGAAGAGGCGGGATTCTTTCTTCCCCGCGGCATCTACCTGCCGCCTCTGGACAGAAAGCGCAAATGGGATTTTGAGCCGAAGGCTAAGGTCGGACAGGAAGTGAGGCGCGGTGATTCGCTCGGCACAGTTTTAGAAGAGCGATTCCATCACCAAATCATGGTGCCCTTTTCCCTTTGGGGGGAATATAAAGTGAAGTGGGTGGCAACTCCCGGTTCCTACACCATCGACACACCCGTTGCCAAGCTTGAAGATAAAACCGGCAAAGAGATCGAAGTGACCATGGTGCAGAGGTGGCCGATTAAAAACCCGCTCCAGATGGGAGAGAAGCAAAAGCCGTCGAAAATGATGGTTACGGGCTGCCGCATCATTGACACGCAGTTTCCTGTAATGAAGGGAGGAACATTCTGTACTCCGGGTCCTTTCGGCGCCGGCAAAACAGTCCTTCAGCACCACTTATCGAAGTACTCTTCCGTCGACATCGTAGTGGTCTGCGCTTGCGGCGAGCGGGCCGGAGAGGTCGTCGAGATCCTTAAAGAGTTTCCTCATCTGGAAGATCCGCACACCGGGGAAACCCTCATGAAGCGAACAGTCATCATCTGCAACACCTCTTCGATGCCTGTTGCCGCCAGGGAATCTTCCATCTACCAGGGTGTTACTATAGCCGAATACTACAGACAGATGGGGCTTGATGTGCTTCTCTTGGCCGACTCTACATCCAGGTGGGCACAGGCATTAAGAGAGATGTCCGGCCGTTTGGAAGAGATTCCCGGCGAAGAGGCGTTCCCCGCCTACCTCTCGTCAAGGATCGCTGAATTTTACGAAAGATCCGGCGTTGTAGCTCTTCGAAGCGGAAAGACAGGGTCGGTCACTATTGGCGGCGCCGTCTCTCCGGCAGGAGGAAACTTTGAAGAGCCGGTCACGCAAGCGACGTTGTCTGTCGTCGGTGCCTTCCTCGGGCTTTCCCGGGAGCGTTCCGATTCAAGGCGCTATCCCGCGATAGACCCGCTGATCTCGTGGTCGTCTTATGTTGAAGAGGTCGGCAAGGAACTTAAAGGGTTGATGGATGAGTGGGGTAGGACTGTCAGAAGAGCCAACCAGTTCTTAAAGCAAGGTTCCGAAATTGGCAAAAGGATGGCGGTAGTCGGCGAGGAAGGAACGGCCATCAGCGACCTTGTCGTTTTTCTTAAAGCCGAGCTCTATGATTTTGTCTACCTGCAGCAAAACGCCTTCGATAAAATCGATGCCTACACGCCCCTAAAGAGGCAGGTGCCGCTTCTGGAGATCATGAAGGCAATCTTTGATGCCGCTTTCACCTTCAAAACGCACGATGAAGCAAGAGAGTATTTTCTGCAGCTGCAGACATTGATTAAAAACTTAAACTACCTGGAGTTCGAATCAAAAGAGTACTTCAGGGATCTGGAAAAGGTCAAAGAGAAGATCGCAGCAGGATCGGCCAGTTAAGCAATTTGGGGAACAGAAGAAAAGAGAGACCATCCATGAAAACAGTATATGAAAGAATCCAGGATATGCGGGGCAATTTAATCCGCGTTAAAGCGCAAGGCGTCAGCCTCGGCGAGCTTGCCCGGGTAGACTTAGCCGACGGCTCCAGCACTTTTGCTTCAGTCCTGATGATAGAGGGAGACGATGTGACTCTGCAGGTGTTTAAAAACACTCGTGGAATTTCAACGGGAGATAAAGTGACGTTTCTCTCCAGACAGATGCAGGCAACTTACGGTGAGTCTCTCTTAGGAAGGCGTCTTAACGGTGCCGGGGAGCCCATCGATTCGGGTCCCCAGGTTGTCGGAATCGGAGTCGACATCGGTCAGCCCTCCTTCAACCCGACCAAAAGGATTATTCCGCGGGAGATGGTGCGAACCAACATCCCGATGATCGATATGTTCAACTGCCTCGTCAAGTCGCAGAAAATCCCCATATTCTCCATTCCCGGCGAGCCTTATAACGAGCTCCTGATGAGGATCGCCAACCAGACCGATGCCGATGTCGTGATCATCGCCGGCATGGGCCTTACGTTTGCTGAATACCAGGCCTTCATCGACAATGCCGAGCAGGCCGGTACCATCAACAAAACAGTGATGTTCATCCACCGTGCGACAGATCCTGCCGTTGAATGCATGCTGGTGCCGGACATGGCTCTTGCCTGCGCGGAGAAGTTTGCCATCGAAGATAAGGACGTGCTGGTATTGCTGACAGACATGACTTCTTTCGCCGATGCCAACAAAGAGATTGCTATCACGATGGATCAGGTGCCTTCCAACCGGGGATATCCAGGTTCACTCTATTCCGATCTTGCTTCCCGTTACGAAAAGGCTGTCATGATCGAGGGGAGCGGCTCCATTACCGTCATTGCCGTTACGACAATGCCCGGCGATGATGTGACCCATCCCGTACCGGATAACACTGGATATATCACTGAAGGACAGTTCTATCTTCACGGCGGACGCATCGATCCTTTCGGTTCGCTTTCAAGACTTAAACAGAACGTCATCGGAAAGGTCACCCGCGAAGATCACGGTGACCTTGCCAATACGATGATCCGCCTCTACTCAGACTCTAAAAGGGCAAGGGAGCGACAGGGGATGGGATTCCGTCTGTCGAAGTGGGACGAGAAGTTGCTCTTTTTCGGTAAGCTCTTTGAAGAGCGGATGATGAATCTGGAAGTCAACCATGCTCTCGAAGAGGCCTTGGATATGGGCTGGATGATGCTCGCTGAGTGTTTTGAGCCAAAAGAGCTTGGTCTCAAAGAGAAACTTGTCGCCCGCTACTGGCCTCAAGTTGCCGCTAATAAAGCGTAAGTCTTTGAGGAGTCTTCTTGCATGGCAGAGATAAAACTGACAAAAAACGAATTGAGGCAGCAGCAGAAAAAGCTTGAGCAGCTCAAAAAATATCTTCCTGTTTTGCAACTGAAGAAAATGATGCTGCAGGAAGAGGTCAATACTGCCCGCGCGGAGATCGCTGCCTTATGGGAGAGAGAGAAGAGCGCGGTGGCAGAAGTTTACACTTTCAGCAAGCTTTTGACTGATGTGGAAGCGATCGACTTAAGGGAAGCTGCTGCGATTAGTGAAGTGAAAAAGCGGTACGAAAATATTGCGGGAGTGGAAGTTCCCTACTTGGATGGTGTTACCTTCCACCCCTTTAGCTACAGCTTGTTTGAAGCCCCGGCGTGGGTTGACGGCGCCATCATCAAATTGCAGAAAGCCGCTTCGCTTAAAGCTGCGTTGATTGTTGCTGAAGAGAAGAAAGCAGCGCTAGAGAAAGAATTGAGAGAAGTGTCCATCCGCGTCAACCTCTTTGAGAAGATCCTGATTCCGGGAACTGTGGCCAATATTAAGAAGATCAAGGTGTTTTTGGGAGATCAAGACCTTGCCGCGGTTGGCAGAGCCAAGGTTGCGAAAGCAAAGATCGAAGCGAGAAAGAAACAGATGGCACTGGAAAAGGCAGCCAAAGGAGCTTGAGCTTTAATGCGTATTGATGTCAAAAAATATCTGTTTGTCGGCACCGAAGAGTCGAAAGCTCCCTTTTTCACAAAGGCGCAAGAGCTCGGTATTATTCATTTTATCCAAGAAGGAGCCAAGGGCCGCGAGCTTCCGGATGGGCTTCAAAAAATCCTGCATGCAATCAAAATTTTACGGGGGTTACCCGTTGTCGAGCAGCTTGAAACCGACCGCCTTGATGAGGCGTTTTTAAAAGCGGAAGAGATCATCGGGCTAAAAGAGCGGATTGAAAAGTTGCTTGAAGAGGATCGTATTCTGAAGCTGGAGATTGCCAGGATTGAAATTTTCGGGGAGTTTTCACTTCAAGATCTTGAGTATATCAAAGCGAGGGGCCAGCGGACGATCAGTTTCCTTTGCGCCAAAAAGGGAAGGCACCACGATGAGACTCTTCCTGATCATGTTCTCTTTGTCGCTACCGACCACGGGATGGATTACTTTGTTTCTATAGCAGAAAAGTACCAGCCCATTGAAGGTATGGTTGAGATGAAGATCGAAAAGACCGTTGGAGAGCTTTCGAGGAGGCGCCACCAGGCAGAGGTTGAGGTTCGGGAGCTGGAAAGCAAGCTTAAAAGCCTAGCCAAGTACAACACCTACCTACACCACGCCTTCATTGAGCATCTGAATGGTTACCACCTGCAAAATGCCAAAGAGTCGACAGAGAAAGCGATCGAAGGACAGCTCTTTTTCACTACGGCCTTCGTGCCGGCCAACAAAACCGAAGAGTTAAAGCGCCTTGTCGAGGAGATGAATGTCCACTTTGAAGAGGTGGCTATAGAAGAAACCGATACAATACCTACTTATCTGGAGAACAAGGGCATAGCCAGGATAGGGGAGGATTTGGTTCACATTTATGACACCCCGTCATTTACCGACAGGGATCCATCGCTGTGGGTGTTTTTTGCGTTCGCCCTGTTTTTTTCCATGATCATCGGCGATGCGGGCTATGGATTTATCCTCCTTTGTGTCTGTCTTTGGCTCAAGTTCTTTAAATTTCCCACAGCTAAGGGAACAGGCAGAAGGGTTTTGAACTTAAGCGTCATTCTCTTTTCGTGCTGTGTTGCCTGGGGCCTCCTCACCACCTCTGTCTTTGGCTTAAGTTTTCCGCCCGACAGCCCCTTGCGTAAGTTTTCCCTGACGACATATCTTGCCGAGCAAAAGATTGCCTACAGTTACCGTGTCAAAGACGCCTCTTATGACGCCTGGATCAAGGAGTTTCCTGAAACAGCCTCTTTAACCGATCCGAAAGAGATCATCAGTAAAGGGACGACCGGGCCTGCAGAAGCCAAAGAATATGTGATGCTCGACAAAACCTCCCAAGGGTTGATGGTGGAGATTGCCTTGATGGTGGGCGTTGTCCACATCATCTTGTCGCTTTTTCGCTATCTCGACAGGAATTATACCGCTTTGGGGTGGATCATCTTCTTGATAGGAGGTGTGCTTTACATACCGGAATATCTCCACGAGAACGTGATGGCCCACTATCTTTTCGATTTGAGTCATGAATCTCTTGAGAGTAACGGGCTTGCACTGATGGGCATCGGCACTTTCATGGCAGTGGCAGTGGCGATTTGGTCGAGTAAGATCTTGGGGATTTTAGAGGTGATGACAGTGATCCAGATCTTTGCCGACATCCTCTCTTATCTTCGTCTTTATGCTCTCGGCTTGGCTGGAGGAATTGTTAGCGCAACGGTGAATGGGTTTGCTGAAGGCGTATTCTTTGCCGGCGGAGTTTTGATCCTAATTGTTGGACACAGCATCAATATCGCTCTGGCGATTATGGGGGGAGTCATTCACGGTTTGCGTCTTAATTTCCTCGAGTGGTACCACTACAGCTTTCAAGGCGGAGGCAGGATGTTTGACCCATTAAAAAAGATTGATATAGAATAAACAACAGGAGAAATTTCATGAACTTGGATATGGTTGGACCGGCGCTCGCTCTCGGGCTTTCGGCGATTGGAAGTTCCATTGGCTGCGGTATCGCCGGAATGGCGTCACACGCGGTAATGAGTCGTGTCGAAGAAGGACATGGTAAATTTATCGGGATGGCCGCAGCTCCGTCATCGCAGATAATCTACGGATTTATCTTGATGCTGCTCATGAGCCGTGCCATTCAGGCGGGAACACTTTCGCCCCTTTCCGGCATCGGCATCGGCTTCTCATCAGGCCTTGCCATCATGGCATCGGCTATTTATCAGGGTAAAGTGTGTGCGACAGGTATTCAGGCGTCTGCCAAGCAACCGGCGATCTTCGGGAAATGCTTTGCGGCGGTCGGGATTATCGAGTCATTCGCCCTCTTCGCCTTTGTATTTGCCTTGCTCATCATGTAATTCTTCAAGTAGAGGCGGTTCTTCTGAAGAATCGCCTTCTTCCTCGGGACTGTATTGCCAGTCTTCAAAACGGATAAGCTCGACATGCAGCTGGTGAGTTGTTTTGTAAAGCGGAACCCCATATTTCAGCACTTCCGCCTTAAAGGAGAGTATTCCTCCCGTGGCAAAGAAGTCATCGTTGGCGATAGCTAAAGTCTTCGAACCAGACTGACACTTCAGCTCAAAGCAGTAGTGCCTTTCGGAGTAGTTACGCATATTCAGTAAGATCGATAAAACCATGCCCTTAGTGTAATATTCATCCGGAATGTTCCAACGGATTTTTAATTCCTGTCCGACACGAGGATAGGATAGGCGAGGATCAGGACTCTCAACATAGTAGCTTGCGAGGTTTTCTTCGCTGATGTACCGAACCTCGACAGAGAGAGGGCGCTTTTGGCAGCCGCTAAAAATCCCTAAGACGAAGAGGCCGCAGCAAATTTTAAGAAGGTAGCGTTTCATGCATTGCACAAGGGGATGAGGACTGTGGTAGAGGATAAAGAGAGCTTTCAGGGATTTTTGAATTAATCGCCTCTTGCGCCCAGAGTATGAGCTGTTCGGTTGTTTCAAAGTCGAGGCAGTGGTCAGTAATGGAAACCCCATACCTCAGTTCCCTTGGATCGGATGAAAGCTCCTGGCGACCGCCGAAAAGATGGCTCTCCAAAACGATTCCTTTGATTGTTTCATTGCCTTCGGCCATTTGCGCAACCACCGATTTGAACGGGGAAATCTGGCCATCTGGACTGAAGCGGCAATTCCCGTGAGAGCAGTCGATGATCACCCTCTCTTTTTGAAGAGAATCTTTCAGATCTTTGTTGGCTTGCGCTATGGCGATATGATCATAGTTCGTGTGGTGATGCGACCCTCTGAGAACTAGGTGACAGTGCGGGTTTCCCCGGGTCTTTCTCATCGCTGCGGAGCCATTTTCATCCAGCGCGATAAACGCATTCGATTGTGAGGCCGCAATAATGCCGTTGATGGCAACTTTAACGTTGCCGTCCGTGGTGTTTTTGAACGCGACTGGCATCGACAACCCTGACGCC
It encodes:
- a CDS encoding DUF2764 family protein; its protein translation is MIREYYYVGSLLPDLQIGMPPELTFKDLMQILSINLQASDLKKVEVIRRLFDIYHLKALAKGTPFSERGNFDENDLEEALVTKSGLPEYFQDYLERHQSKEERLQDFTALLSLYFNREMEGSSGFIKELMRMERDSRLVMLALRAKKFSRDVTKELQYEDPDDDLVASILAQKDAVSFDPPDEYQDLKSLYEENAEEPLKLQQAVAEWKFEKIAQMEGVDPFSIDKILGYTARLVLAEKWLELDEQKGKEIVDNILKEAT
- a CDS encoding V-type ATP synthase subunit A, which codes for MTQTTEIDLKEAKAKPATGRVVRAFGNLLQVEFTGNIRQGEVAMVEVDGVNLKAEVIEIVGSQAKIQVFEDTKGVRFNTPVYFSENLLEAELGPGLLTSIFDGLQNPLEKVAEEAGFFLPRGIYLPPLDRKRKWDFEPKAKVGQEVRRGDSLGTVLEERFHHQIMVPFSLWGEYKVKWVATPGSYTIDTPVAKLEDKTGKEIEVTMVQRWPIKNPLQMGEKQKPSKMMVTGCRIIDTQFPVMKGGTFCTPGPFGAGKTVLQHHLSKYSSVDIVVVCACGERAGEVVEILKEFPHLEDPHTGETLMKRTVIICNTSSMPVAARESSIYQGVTIAEYYRQMGLDVLLLADSTSRWAQALREMSGRLEEIPGEEAFPAYLSSRIAEFYERSGVVALRSGKTGSVTIGGAVSPAGGNFEEPVTQATLSVVGAFLGLSRERSDSRRYPAIDPLISWSSYVEEVGKELKGLMDEWGRTVRRANQFLKQGSEIGKRMAVVGEEGTAISDLVVFLKAELYDFVYLQQNAFDKIDAYTPLKRQVPLLEIMKAIFDAAFTFKTHDEAREYFLQLQTLIKNLNYLEFESKEYFRDLEKVKEKIAAGSAS
- a CDS encoding V-type ATP synthase subunit B, with the translated sequence MKTVYERIQDMRGNLIRVKAQGVSLGELARVDLADGSSTFASVLMIEGDDVTLQVFKNTRGISTGDKVTFLSRQMQATYGESLLGRRLNGAGEPIDSGPQVVGIGVDIGQPSFNPTKRIIPREMVRTNIPMIDMFNCLVKSQKIPIFSIPGEPYNELLMRIANQTDADVVIIAGMGLTFAEYQAFIDNAEQAGTINKTVMFIHRATDPAVECMLVPDMALACAEKFAIEDKDVLVLLTDMTSFADANKEIAITMDQVPSNRGYPGSLYSDLASRYEKAVMIEGSGSITVIAVTTMPGDDVTHPVPDNTGYITEGQFYLHGGRIDPFGSLSRLKQNVIGKVTREDHGDLANTMIRLYSDSKRARERQGMGFRLSKWDEKLLFFGKLFEERMMNLEVNHALEEALDMGWMMLAECFEPKELGLKEKLVARYWPQVAANKA
- a CDS encoding V-type ATP synthase subunit D, translated to MAEIKLTKNELRQQQKKLEQLKKYLPVLQLKKMMLQEEVNTARAEIAALWEREKSAVAEVYTFSKLLTDVEAIDLREAAAISEVKKRYENIAGVEVPYLDGVTFHPFSYSLFEAPAWVDGAIIKLQKAASLKAALIVAEEKKAALEKELREVSIRVNLFEKILIPGTVANIKKIKVFLGDQDLAAVGRAKVAKAKIEARKKQMALEKAAKGA
- a CDS encoding V-type ATPase 116kDa subunit family protein; amino-acid sequence: MRIDVKKYLFVGTEESKAPFFTKAQELGIIHFIQEGAKGRELPDGLQKILHAIKILRGLPVVEQLETDRLDEAFLKAEEIIGLKERIEKLLEEDRILKLEIARIEIFGEFSLQDLEYIKARGQRTISFLCAKKGRHHDETLPDHVLFVATDHGMDYFVSIAEKYQPIEGMVEMKIEKTVGELSRRRHQAEVEVRELESKLKSLAKYNTYLHHAFIEHLNGYHLQNAKESTEKAIEGQLFFTTAFVPANKTEELKRLVEEMNVHFEEVAIEETDTIPTYLENKGIARIGEDLVHIYDTPSFTDRDPSLWVFFAFALFFSMIIGDAGYGFILLCVCLWLKFFKFPTAKGTGRRVLNLSVILFSCCVAWGLLTTSVFGLSFPPDSPLRKFSLTTYLAEQKIAYSYRVKDASYDAWIKEFPETASLTDPKEIISKGTTGPAEAKEYVMLDKTSQGLMVEIALMVGVVHIILSLFRYLDRNYTALGWIIFLIGGVLYIPEYLHENVMAHYLFDLSHESLESNGLALMGIGTFMAVAVAIWSSKILGILEVMTVIQIFADILSYLRLYALGLAGGIVSATVNGFAEGVFFAGGVLILIVGHSINIALAIMGGVIHGLRLNFLEWYHYSFQGGGRMFDPLKKIDIE
- a CDS encoding ATP synthase subunit C, yielding MNLDMVGPALALGLSAIGSSIGCGIAGMASHAVMSRVEEGHGKFIGMAAAPSSQIIYGFILMLLMSRAIQAGTLSPLSGIGIGFSSGLAIMASAIYQGKVCATGIQASAKQPAIFGKCFAAVGIIESFALFAFVFALLIM
- a CDS encoding 3-deoxy-7-phosphoheptulonate synthase, translated to MDRLQAPIDVKNSLCLEQEEAAFIGKSRETIRSILDGEDTRKICIVGPCSIHDLSAAIEYAEKLKKLQAEVEETFLLVMRCYIEKPRTQLGWKGLLYDPMLDGTGNMKEGIRLARSLLIHLAKMRVPAATEIIDPFLVGYFDDLISWGCIGARTSESQTHRLMASGLSMPVAFKNTTDGNVKVAINGIIAASQSNAFIALDENGSAAMRKTRGNPHCHLVLRGSHHHTNYDHIAIAQANKDLKDSLQKERVIIDCSHGNCRFSPDGQISPFKSVVAQMAEGNETIKGIVLESHLFGGRQELSSDPRELRYGVSITDHCLDFETTEQLILWAQEAINSKIPESSLYPLPQSSSPCAMHETLPS